In the genome of Corythoichthys intestinalis isolate RoL2023-P3 chromosome 19, ASM3026506v1, whole genome shotgun sequence, one region contains:
- the gpr63 gene encoding probable G-protein coupled receptor 63: protein MGHMKSSPTLKGNILMANDSQLPPNPIPTTVSPESLNGMSLSLQVFFCFVMVGILLFALLGNMVVCLMVYQRSAMRSAINLLLASLAFADMMLAIFNMPFTLVTVVTINWIFGEVFCRVSAMLFWFFVMQGAAVLLIISIDRFLIIVQKQDKLSPQRAKMLILVTWGLAFFFSFPLAVGSPGLHIPPRAPQCVFGYSPEPANHAYVLILTLVFFFIPFMVMFYTFMGILNTIRHNTARIHSHPDALCLSQASKLGLLSLQKPFQMNIDVSFKTRAFATILILFTVFTVCWAPFTAYSLVSTFNDEFYHKSSFFQFSTWVLWLCYLKSALNPIIYYWRIKKFRNACLELIPKYFKSLAQLPGNTKRRIQPRAVYVCEGHWSVV from the coding sequence ATGGGTCACATGAAATCTTCCCCGACGCTGAAAGGAAACATCCTTATGGCGAACGATTCCCAGCTGCCTCCAAATCCTATACCAACGACGGTGTCCCCAGAGAGCCTTAACGGCATGAGTCTATCTTTGCAGGTGTTCTTCTGCTTTGTCATGGTCGGCATATTGCTGTTTGCACTGTTAGGGAATATGGTGGTGTGCCTGATGGTGTACCAGAGATCGGCTATGCGCTCCGCTATCAACCTCCTCTTGGCAAGCCTGGCATTTGCCGACATGATGCTCGCCATTTTCAACATGCCGTTCACGCTAGTTACTGTCGTGACCATCAACTGGATTTTCGGGGAGGTTTTCTGCCGGGTTTCGGCCATgctgttttggttttttgtGATGCAGGGAGCGGCTGTTCTGCTTATAATAAGCATAGATCGCTTTCTCATCATCGTCCAGAAGCAAGATAAGCTGAGTCCACAGAGGGCCAAAATGCTCATACTGGTCACGTGGGGACTTGCTTTCTTTTTCTCCTTTCCTTTAGCCGTCGGCTCCCCTGGCCTACATATCCCACCCAGGGCCCCTCAGTGCGTTTTTGGCTATAGCCCTGAACCGGCTAACCATGCTTACGTATTGATATTAACGCTGGTATTCTTCTTTATACCCTTTATGGTTATGTTTTACACATTCATGGGAATTCTAAACACCATCCGCCACAACACAGCCCGCATCCACAGTCACCCGGACGCCTTGTGCCTGAGCCAAGCCAGCAAACTGGGCTTACTGAGTCTCCAGAAGccctttcaaatgaacattgatgtGAGTTTTAAGACGCGTGCCTTTGCCACTATCCTCATCCTCTTCACTGTGTTCACTGTGTGCTGGGCACCTTTCACTGCCTACAGTCTTGTATCGACTTTCAATGATGAGTTCTACCataaaagcagtttttttcaatTCAGTACGTGGGTGCTGTGGTTGTGCTACTTAAAGTCAGCCCTCAACCCTATCATTTACTACTGGCGCATCAAAAAATTCCGCAACGCTTGTCTGGAGCTGATACCAAAGTACTTTAAAAGTCTTGCTCAGCTGCCAGGCAACACAAAGAGGCGTATACAACCAAGAGCTGTTTATGTTTGCGAAGGGCATTGGTCTGTGGTTTAA